The following are encoded together in the Desulfovibrio sp. JC022 genome:
- a CDS encoding homocysteine biosynthesis protein produces MATTFEVNKTISEINERIKKGKAVVVNAEEMVEIVRSKGKVEAAKEIDVVTTGTFSPMCSSGMFFNIGQVPPLMKTSQVWLNNVPAYAGLAAVDSYIGVTEPSEDDPLNKVHPGRFAYGGGHVIEDLIAGKTVRLKAKAYGTDCYPRREIEKDVSLKDLKDVTILNPRNCYQNYNAAVNMTSRTVYTYMGPLKPNQRNVNFATAGQLSPLFNDPYLRTIGMGTRIFLAGAKGYVIGAGTQHVKSPQRNERGIPLTPSGTLMLKSDNVTEMDSRYFRGLSFPGYGTTASVGVGIPIPILNEEMAWFTGVSDADIQMPVKDYGYDYPNGVGNILAHVTLEELKSGSINLNGKDIPTVPLTSHSISLEIADKLKDWIQKGDFLLTQPVEEIESE; encoded by the coding sequence ATGGCCACTACCTTTGAAGTCAACAAGACAATCAGTGAAATCAATGAACGAATCAAAAAAGGTAAGGCTGTAGTCGTCAATGCTGAAGAAATGGTCGAAATCGTCCGTTCCAAAGGCAAGGTTGAAGCAGCCAAAGAGATAGATGTTGTTACCACCGGGACTTTTTCTCCCATGTGCTCTTCCGGTATGTTTTTCAATATCGGGCAGGTTCCGCCGCTGATGAAGACTTCACAGGTCTGGCTGAACAATGTTCCCGCTTACGCCGGTCTGGCGGCTGTGGATTCCTACATCGGCGTTACCGAGCCTTCTGAAGACGATCCTTTGAACAAAGTCCATCCCGGACGTTTTGCTTACGGCGGCGGGCATGTCATTGAAGATCTCATTGCCGGGAAAACAGTGCGTCTCAAAGCCAAAGCTTACGGTACAGATTGTTATCCCCGCCGGGAAATTGAAAAAGATGTTTCTCTCAAGGATCTCAAGGACGTGACCATCCTCAATCCGCGCAATTGTTACCAGAACTACAATGCCGCGGTGAACATGACCAGCAGGACTGTCTACACCTACATGGGACCTCTCAAGCCCAATCAGCGCAATGTCAACTTTGCCACTGCCGGGCAGCTTTCCCCGCTTTTTAACGATCCTTATCTGCGTACCATCGGCATGGGCACACGAATTTTTCTTGCCGGGGCCAAAGGTTACGTCATCGGGGCCGGAACACAGCATGTTAAGAGTCCGCAGCGTAATGAACGCGGTATCCCGTTGACTCCCTCTGGAACACTCATGCTTAAGAGTGATAATGTAACTGAAATGGATTCACGCTATTTTCGCGGCCTCAGTTTCCCCGGATACGGCACTACCGCATCAGTTGGTGTAGGTATTCCCATTCCCATCCTGAACGAGGAAATGGCCTGGTTTACCGGCGTATCCGACGCTGATATCCAGATGCCGGTCAAGGATTACGGTTACGATTACCCCAACGGCGTAGGTAATATCCTCGCCCACGTGACTCTTGAAGAGCTCAAGTCCGGTTCCATCAACCTGAACGGCAAGGATATTCCCACCGTTCCGTTGACCAGTCATTCAATTTCCCTTGAAATTGCAGACAAGCTCAAGGATTGGATCCAGAAAGGCGATTTCTTGCTGACCCAGCCTGTAGAAGAAATCGAGTCTGAATAA
- a CDS encoding DMT family transporter — translation MNTKSFKADILLLITAIIWGAAFVAQRVGMDYMGPLTFNAVRFALGAAALIPLIQRIDREKKKDGTYQEVDKRSFFKGSLIAGGALFLGATFQQWGLVYTTAGNAGFITGLYVVFVPIMGLFFKQKTGLPTWIGAVLAVIGMYLLSVNESFHIEMGDLLVLVCAVFFAGHVVVISLLATKVDPVKFAVGQFVACSVFSFIGAFAFETMTFAGIWAGIVPILYGGLMSVGVAYTLQVVGQQEAKPAHAAIILSLESVFAALAGWLMLGELLTTQGLIGCGLMLCGMLLSQIKS, via the coding sequence ATGAACACCAAAAGTTTTAAAGCTGATATTTTATTGCTTATCACTGCAATTATCTGGGGTGCTGCTTTTGTGGCCCAGCGGGTGGGTATGGATTACATGGGACCGCTTACTTTTAATGCGGTCCGTTTTGCACTTGGTGCTGCGGCGTTGATTCCGCTGATTCAACGCATAGACCGCGAAAAGAAGAAAGACGGTACTTATCAGGAAGTGGATAAGAGAAGTTTTTTTAAGGGCAGTCTGATTGCGGGTGGGGCATTATTTTTAGGTGCAACTTTTCAGCAGTGGGGGCTTGTTTATACTACGGCCGGTAATGCAGGATTCATCACCGGATTGTATGTTGTTTTTGTTCCCATTATGGGATTATTTTTCAAGCAGAAAACTGGGTTGCCCACTTGGATAGGGGCGGTGCTGGCGGTAATCGGTATGTATTTGCTTTCTGTTAACGAAAGCTTTCATATTGAAATGGGAGATCTACTTGTCTTAGTTTGTGCGGTCTTTTTTGCCGGGCATGTTGTTGTGATTTCCCTGTTGGCAACCAAGGTGGATCCGGTAAAGTTTGCGGTCGGGCAGTTCGTAGCCTGTTCTGTTTTTAGTTTTATCGGTGCGTTCGCGTTTGAAACCATGACATTTGCAGGTATTTGGGCAGGAATTGTACCAATCCTTTACGGCGGCCTTATGTCTGTCGGGGTAGCCTATACTTTGCAGGTTGTGGGCCAGCAGGAAGCAAAGCCTGCGCACGCGGCAATTATTCTCAGTCTGGAATCAGTTTTCGCGGCTCTAGCCGGGTGGCTGATGCTTGGTGAGCTTTTGACAACGCAGGGCTTGATCGGTTGCGGGTTGATGCTTTGCGGGATGTTGCTATCGCAGATTAAGTCGTAG